From one Amycolatopsis sp. FDAARGOS 1241 genomic stretch:
- a CDS encoding type IV secretory system conjugative DNA transfer family protein, whose product MRTFKAFLMSAVLIASGVLASEWHVKVAAIWPWLVTIGVAAAVLGMAELMRGNAARTVTVAAGLVGLSLWFVGWVPAETPGYGVWPWGLILGAPVLLVAAVLGLRGRGGSRGLIGRWSRRSRRNGGVASRWQIWRVASKRAMRRKAKVLKPSLRKEMWWTRRQVPVTEYATPIARVGRQWIWSPVEDVTLRFGGPRSGKTGELACRILDAPGAVIATSTRTDLIDLTGKLRARRGPTYVFNPSGLGRLASTITFDPLTGCENPVTATHRASDLLPGDGGSEEREHWVSQARRALAALMHAAALGALSMRDVQGWVADPEEATDEVLRLLRRSPEPAFETAAQQFLTTNERTRSSITTTVMPALAWLTDPTATAAATGGGFDVAQLLAERGTVYMLGAEEGHTAPLVAALTAHIARESRRIASESLGGRLDPALTLVLDEAALVSPVPLDKWTADMGGRNITIHIGAQSRAQLRERWGDTGCAAIMTNSATVLILAGARDDNDLQAYSTLTADRHEMVETEDADGNVTGRTPQRVPVLTPGEISQLPERHAVVVRRGMPAAIGKLQMAWKRGDVKGAERQERWEAFAERWENRREVWVIRFAAFVDALADKVEPWVSRMLDRATEGGSETGGNDTGSWRPVLATATRLDDEESLARLDAEFSTTPGSDVADDGVEGEGR is encoded by the coding sequence ATGCGGACTTTCAAGGCCTTCCTGATGTCGGCCGTCCTGATCGCCTCCGGCGTGCTCGCGAGCGAGTGGCACGTCAAGGTCGCAGCGATCTGGCCGTGGCTGGTGACCATTGGTGTGGCCGCGGCGGTGTTGGGTATGGCGGAGTTGATGAGGGGCAACGCGGCCCGGACGGTGACGGTGGCGGCCGGGTTGGTGGGGCTGTCGTTGTGGTTTGTGGGGTGGGTGCCGGCGGAGACGCCGGGCTACGGCGTGTGGCCGTGGGGCCTGATCCTCGGTGCCCCGGTTCTGCTGGTGGCCGCGGTCCTGGGCCTGCGTGGCCGGGGTGGTTCGCGCGGGCTGATCGGCCGGTGGTCGCGCCGGTCGCGCCGCAACGGCGGGGTGGCGTCGCGCTGGCAGATCTGGCGAGTCGCCTCGAAGCGGGCGATGCGCCGGAAGGCGAAGGTGTTGAAGCCGTCGCTGCGCAAGGAGATGTGGTGGACGCGCCGGCAGGTGCCGGTCACGGAGTACGCGACGCCGATCGCGCGGGTGGGTCGGCAGTGGATTTGGTCGCCGGTGGAGGACGTGACGCTGCGCTTCGGGGGCCCGCGTTCGGGCAAGACGGGGGAGCTGGCGTGCCGGATCCTGGACGCGCCGGGCGCGGTGATTGCGACCTCGACCCGCACGGACCTGATCGACCTGACCGGCAAGCTGCGTGCGCGGCGTGGTCCGACGTACGTGTTCAACCCGAGTGGGCTGGGCCGGTTGGCGTCGACGATCACGTTCGACCCGCTGACCGGGTGCGAGAACCCGGTGACCGCGACCCACCGTGCCAGTGACCTGCTGCCGGGAGATGGGGGGAGTGAGGAGCGGGAGCACTGGGTGTCGCAGGCCCGCCGCGCGTTGGCGGCGTTGATGCACGCCGCGGCGCTGGGTGCGCTGTCGATGCGGGACGTGCAGGGCTGGGTCGCCGACCCGGAGGAGGCCACCGACGAGGTGCTGCGCCTGTTGCGCCGGTCGCCGGAGCCGGCGTTCGAGACGGCCGCGCAGCAGTTCCTGACCACGAACGAGCGCACCCGCTCGTCGATCACCACGACGGTCATGCCGGCGCTGGCGTGGCTGACCGACCCGACCGCGACCGCGGCCGCGACCGGTGGTGGCTTCGATGTGGCGCAGCTGTTGGCCGAGCGCGGCACTGTCTACATGCTCGGCGCGGAGGAGGGGCACACGGCGCCGCTGGTGGCGGCGTTGACCGCGCACATCGCCCGGGAGTCCCGGCGGATCGCGTCGGAGTCGCTGGGCGGCCGGTTGGACCCGGCGTTGACGCTGGTGCTGGATGAGGCGGCGTTGGTGTCGCCGGTGCCGTTGGACAAGTGGACCGCGGACATGGGTGGGCGCAACATCACCATCCACATCGGCGCGCAGTCGCGGGCGCAGCTGCGGGAGCGGTGGGGCGACACCGGGTGTGCGGCGATCATGACGAACTCGGCGACGGTGCTGATCCTCGCCGGTGCCCGTGACGACAACGACCTGCAGGCCTATTCGACGCTGACGGCCGACCGGCACGAGATGGTCGAGACCGAGGACGCCGACGGCAACGTCACCGGGCGGACCCCGCAGCGGGTGCCGGTGCTGACGCCGGGGGAGATTTCGCAGCTGCCGGAGCGGCACGCGGTGGTCGTGCGCCGGGGGATGCCTGCGGCGATCGGGAAGCTGCAGATGGCGTGGAAGCGCGGCGACGTGAAGGGCGCCGAGCGTCAGGAGCGGTGGGAAGCGTTCGCCGAGCGGTGGGAGAACCGCCGCGAGGTGTGGGTGATCCGGTTCGCCGCGTTCGTCGACGCGCTGGCCGACAAGGTCGAGCCCTGGGTGTCACGGATGCTCGACCGCGCCACCGAAGGCGGCTCCGAGACCGGCGGCAACGACACCGGTTCGTGGCGCCCGGTGCTCGCGACGGCGACCCGGCTGGATGACGAGGAATCGTTGGCGCGGCTGGACGCCGAGTTCTCCACCACCCCCGGCAGCGACGTCGCCGACGACGGGGTCGAGGGGGAGGGGCGATGA
- a CDS encoding helix-turn-helix domain-containing protein, which translates to METQMQEQTTTREAQATRGQTRELLRDIALQAAMRKRMAGVPTYTVPEAAALLSLSQEYVYRLIHADAFPALQLRRGAGQGRYVVPAKAVEQLLDFAANAGNCVDVAEWVDAWRATSAGGAA; encoded by the coding sequence TTGGAGACCCAGATGCAGGAACAAACTACGACACGCGAGGCGCAGGCCACCCGCGGTCAGACTCGTGAACTACTGCGCGACATTGCGCTCCAGGCTGCGATGCGTAAACGCATGGCTGGGGTGCCGACCTACACGGTGCCCGAGGCTGCGGCGCTGCTCAGCCTCTCGCAGGAGTACGTCTACCGCCTGATCCACGCCGACGCGTTTCCGGCGCTCCAGCTTCGTCGAGGCGCAGGGCAAGGTCGCTACGTCGTGCCCGCGAAAGCAGTCGAGCAGCTGCTCGACTTCGCCGCGAACGCCGGCAACTGCGTTGACGTCGCTGAGTGGGTCGACGCCTGGCGTGCTACTTCGGCTGGGGGTGCGGCCTGA